The following coding sequences lie in one Glycine soja cultivar W05 chromosome 16, ASM419377v2, whole genome shotgun sequence genomic window:
- the LOC114389415 gene encoding isoflavone 7-O-glucosyltransferase 1-like has product MKDTIVLYPNLGRGHLVSMVELGKLILTHHPSLSITILILTPPTTPSTTTTLACNSNAQYIATVTATTPSITFHRVPLAALPFNTPFLPPHLLSLELTRHSTQNIAVALQTLAKASNLKAIVMDFMNFNDPKALTENLNNNVPTYFYYTSGASPLALLLYYPPINQVLIEKKDKDQPLQIQIPGLPTITADDFPNECKDPLSYVCQVFLQIAETMMGGAGIIVNTFEAIEEEAIRALSEDATVPPPLFCVGPVISAPYGEEDKGCLSWLNLQPSQSVVLLCFGSMGRFSRAQLKEIAIGLEKSEQRFLWVVRTELGGADDSAEELSLDELLPEGFLERTKEKGMVVRDWAPQAAILSHDSVGGFVTHCGWNSVLEAVCEGVPMVAWPLYAEQKMNRMVMVKEMKVALAVKENKDGFVSSTELGDRVRELMESDKGKEIRQRIFKMKMSAAEAMAEGGTSRASLDKLAKLWKQS; this is encoded by the coding sequence ATGAAAGACACCATTGTTCTATACCCTAATCTTGGTAGGGGACACCTAGTTTCCATGGTGGAGTTGGGAAAACTCATACTGACCCACCACCCTTCACTTTCCATCACTATTCTCATCCTCACTCCTCCCACCACcccttccaccaccaccaccttagCCTGCAACTCTAATGCTCAATACATCGCCACCGTCACCGCCACCACTCCCTCCATCACGTTCCACCGCGTTCCCCTCGCCGCACTCCCCTTCAACACCCCCTTCCTCCCCCCTCACCTCCTCTCCCTCGAACTCACCCGCCACAGCACGCAAAACATCGCCGTTGCACTCCAAACCCTCGCCAAAGCTTCGAACCTCAAAGCCATCGTCATGGACTTCATGAACTTCAACGACCCCAAAGCCCTCACTGAAAATCTCAACAACAACGTCCCCACTTACTTCTACTACACTTCCGGCGCCTCCCCTCTCGCTTTACTCCTTTACTACCCCCCCATTAACCAAGtccttatagaaaaaaaggacaAAGACCAACCTTTGCAAATCCAAATCCCTGGATTACCCACAATTACAGCCGATGATTTTCCAAACGAATGCAAAGACCCTTTGAGTTACGTTTGCCAAGTCTTCCTTCAGATAGCGGAAACCATGATGGGTGGTGCCGGGATTATAGTAAACACATTTGAAGCCATTGAAGAAGAAGCCATCAGAGCGTTAAGTGAGGATGCGACAGTACCACCACCCTTGTTTTGTGTCGGACCCGTGATTTCTGCACCGTATGGAGAAGAAGACAAAGGGTGTCTGAGTTGGCTAAACTTGCAACCGAGTCAGAGCGTCGTGTTGCTGTGTTTCGGAAGCATGGGAAGGTTCTCGAGGGCTCAGTTGAAGGAGATAGCTATTGGGTTGGAGAAGAGTGAGCAAAGGTTCTTGTGGGTTGTGAGAACCGAGTTGGGTGGTGCTGATGACTCGGCGGAGGAACTGAGTCTGGACGAGTTGTTGCCAGAAGGGTTTTTGGAGAGGACCAAGGAGAAGGGAATGGTGGTGAGGGACTGGGCCCCACAGGCGGCGATTCTGAGTCACGACTCGGTGGGTGGGTTCGTGACTCACTGCGGTTGGAACTCGGTGTTGGAAGCGGTGTGTGAAGGGGTGCCGATGGTGGCGTGGCCTCTCTACGCGGAGCAGAAGATGAACAGGATGGTTATGGTGAAGGAAATGAAGGTGGCTTTGGCGGTGAAAGAGAACAAGGATGGGTTCGTGAGTTCGACTGAGTTGGGGGACCGAGTTAGGGAACTCATGGAATCAGACAAAGGGAAAGAGATTCGTCAGAGGATTTTCAAGATGAAAATGAGTGCTGCGGAAGCAATGGCTGAAGGCGGAACATCACGTGCTTCGTTGGATAAGTTGGCTAAGCTGTGGAAACAGAGTTGA
- the LOC114389413 gene encoding isoflavone 7-O-glucosyltransferase 1 encodes MKDTIVLYPNLGRGHLVSMVELGKLILTHHPSLSITILILTPPTTPSTTTTTLACDSNAQYIATVTATTPSITFHRVPLAALPFNTPFLPPHLLSLELTRHSTQNIAVALQTLAKASNLKAIVIDFMNFNDPKALTENLNNNVPTYFYYTSGASTLALLLYYPTIHPTLIEKKDTDQPLQIQIPGLSTITADDFPNECKDPLSYACQVFLQIAETMMGGAGIIVNTFEAIEEEAIRALSEDATVPPPLFCVGPVISAPYGEEDKGCLSWLNLQPSQSVVLLCFGSMGRFSRAQLKEIAIGLEKSEQRFLWVVRTELGGADDSAEELSLDELLPEGFLERTKEKGMVVRDWAPQAAILSHDSVGGFVTHCGWNSVLEAVCEGVPMVAWPLYAEQKMNRMVMVKEMKVALAVNENKDGFVSSTELGDRVRELMESDKGKEIRQRIFKMKMSAAEAMAEGGTSRASLDKLAKLWKQS; translated from the coding sequence ATGAAAGACACCATTGTTCTATACCCTAATCTTGGTAGGGGACACCTAGTTTCCATGGTGGAGTTGGGAAAACTCATACTGACCCACCACCCTTCACTTTCCATCACTATTCTCATCCTCACTCCTCCCACCACcccttccaccaccaccaccaccttagCCTGCGACTCTAATGCTCAATACATCGCCACCGTCACCGCCACCACTCCCTCCATCACGTTCCACCGCGTTCCCCTCGCCGCACTCCCCTTCAACACCCCCTTCCTCCCCCCTCACCTCCTCTCCCTCGAACTCACCCGCCACAGCACGCAAAACATCGCCGTTGCACTCCAAACCCTCGCCAAAGCTTCGAACCTCAAAGCCATCGTCATTGACTTCATGAACTTCAACGACCCCAAAGCCCTCACTGAAAATCTCAACAACAACGTCCCCACTTACTTCTACTACACTTCTGGCGCCTCCACTCTCGCTTTACTCCTTTACTACCCCACCATTCACCCAACCCTCATAGAAAAAAAGGATACAGACCAACCTTTGCAAATCCAAATCCCTGGATTATCCACAATTACAGCCGATGATTTTCCAAACGAATGCAAAGACCCCTTGAGTTACGCTTGCCAAGTCTTCCTTCAGATAGCGGAAACCATGATGGGTGGTGCCGGGATTATAGTAAACACATTTGAAGCCATTGAAGAAGAAGCCATCAGAGCGTTAAGTGAGGATGCGACAGTACCACCACCCTTGTTTTGTGTCGGACCCGTGATTTCTGCACCGTATGGAGAAGAAGACAAAGGGTGTCTGAGTTGGCTAAACTTGCAACCGAGTCAGAGCGTCGTGTTGCTGTGTTTCGGAAGCATGGGAAGGTTCTCGAGGGCTCAGTTGAAGGAGATAGCTATTGGGTTGGAGAAGAGTGAGCAAAGGTTCTTGTGGGTTGTGAGAACCGAGTTGGGTGGTGCTGATGACTCGGCGGAGGAACTGAGTCTGGACGAGTTGCTGCCAGAAGGGTTTTTGGAGAGGACCAAGGAGAAGGGAATGGTGGTGAGGGACTGGGCCCCACAGGCGGCGATTCTGAGTCACGACTCGGTGGGTGGGTTCGTGACTCACTGCGGTTGGAACTCGGTGTTGGAAGCGGTGTGTGAAGGGGTGCCGATGGTGGCGTGGCCTCTCTACGCGGAGCAGAAGATGAACAGGATGGTTATGGTGAAGGAAATGAAGGTGGCTTTGGCGGTGAACGAGAACAAGGATGGGTTCGTGAGTTCGACTGAGTTGGGGGACCGAGTTAGGGAACTCATGGAATCAGACAAAGGGAAAGAGATTCGTCAGAGGATTTTCAAGATGAAAATGAGTGCTGCGGAAGCAATGGCTGAAGGCGGAACATCACGTGCTTCGTTGGATAAGTTGGCTAAGCTGTGGAAACAGAGTTGA
- the LOC114389416 gene encoding beta-fructofuranosidase, insoluble isoenzyme CWINV1-like produces the protein LYISFHVIYHACQDSNKRKKDGSISCSLRKNRRSSIAGEEDKGGKTSRQLRKQAARKPANSSFNEDVEDLEGTNLNLLLDHGMFYASNSFFDYAKNRRILWGWSKECETTQDDYEKGWAGLQSIPRQVWLHKSGKWLMQWPIEEVEKLHDKQVSIMGEKLVSESTIEVSGIPASQVDVEVWFELPELENMEWLNESEVDPHLLCSEEYASRSGIIGMWPLVDLLHWIQLLVCGRWLIIGASSCRLGITKQYLGTHGLSFWSLQR, from the exons TTGTATATATCTTTTCATGTCATTTACCATGCTTGTCAAGATTCtaataagagaaaaaaggatGGCTCAATATCGTGCTCTCTAAGGAAGAACAGAAGATCTTCTATTGCTGGTGAGGAGGATAAAGGTGGTAAAACCTCAAGGCAGCTGAGAAAACAAGCAGCTCGTAAACCTGCAAACAGTTCATTCAATGAGGATGTTGAAGATTTGGAAGGAACTAACCTGAACTTATTATTGGACCATGGAATGTTTTATGCTTCCAACTCATTTTTTGACTATGCCAAGAACAGAAGGATATTATGGGGATGGTCAAAGGAGTGTGAAACCACACAAGATGATTATGAGAAAGGATGGGCTGGTCTACAG AGTATTCCAAGGCAAGTTTGGCTTCATAAAAGTGGGAAGTGGTTGATGCAGTGGCCAATTGAAGAGGTAGAAAAACTACATGACAAACAAGTTAGCATAATGGGAGAGAAACTGGTTAGTGAATCAACTATTGAAGTCTCTGGTATCCCTGCATCACAA GTCGATGTAGAAGTGTGGTTTGAGCTACCTGAACTAGAGAATATGGAGTGGCTAAATGAAAGTGAAGTTGATCCCCACTTGCTGTGTAGTGAAGAGTATGCATCAAGAAGTGGCATAATAGGTATGTGGCCGCTGGTTGATCTCTTGCATTGGATACAACTATTGGTATGTGGCCGCTGGTTGATCATTGGTGCCAGTTCTTGCAG GCTCGGCATAACAAAGCAATATCTAGGGACACATGGTCTCAGCTTTTGGAGTTTgcaaaggtaa